The following proteins are co-located in the Eleginops maclovinus isolate JMC-PN-2008 ecotype Puerto Natales chromosome 23, JC_Emac_rtc_rv5, whole genome shotgun sequence genome:
- the LOC134859887 gene encoding POU domain, class 3, transcription factor 4-like, which produces MATAASSPYTLLSSSPMIHPDSQAMQPASPYRGHQKLLQSDYLQSLQSNGHPLGHQWASSLSEGSPWSASMEQQDVKPGREDLQLGIIHHRTPHVAHHSPHHNNHGNHPGAWGTPVSHNSSITSGQQINIYSQAGFTVNGMLDHGGLTPPANPQGQGMHPGLRDTLSPDHSDLGGHHCHDHSDEETPTSDELEHFAKQFKQRRIKLGFTQADVGLALGTLYGNVFSQTTICRFEALQLSFKNMCKLKPLLNKWLEEADSTTGSASSIDKIAAQGRKRKKRTSIEVSVKGILETHFLKCPKPAAPEITSLADSLQLEKEVVRVWFCNRRQKEKRMTPPGELQHEGPYSHSGSAGDASSCHDL; this is translated from the coding sequence ATGGCCACAGCTGCCTCCAGCCCCTACACCTTGCTAAGCTCAAGCCCCATGATCCACCCGGACAGCCAGGCCATGCAGCCTGCGAGTCCCTACAGAGGGCACCAGAAGCTCCTCCAGAGTGACTACCTGCAGAGCCTCCAGAGCAACGGACACCCCCTCGGGCACCAGTGGGCGAGCAGCCTGTCGGAGGGCAGCCCCTGGTCGGCCTCCATGGAGCAGCAGGACGTGAAGCCGGGCCGAGAGGACCTGCAGCTCGGCATCATCCATCACCGCACCCCGCACGTTGCGCATCACTCGCCGCATCACAACAACCATGGCAACCACCCAGGAGCGTGGGGGACTCCGGTGTCCCACAACTCCTCCATCACCAGCGGGCAGCAGATCAACATCTACTCCCAGGCGGGTTTCACTGTCAACGGCATGCTGGACCACGGTGGCCTCACACCTCCAGCCAACCCGCAGGGCCAAGGCATGCACCCGGGCCTCAGGGACACACTCAGCCCCGATCACAGCGACCTCGGTGGGCACCACTGCCACGACCACTCCGACGAGGAGACGCCAACGTCGGACGAGCTGGAGCACTTTGCCAAGCAGTTCAAGCAGCGGAGGATCAAGCTGGGCTTTACGCAGGCGGACGTGGGGCTGGCCCTGGGCACGCTCTACGGGAACGTATTTTCCCAAACCACAATCTGCAGGTTCGAGGCTCTGCAGCTgagctttaaaaacatgtgcaaaCTCAAGCCACTGCTGAACAAGTGGCTGGAAGAGGCAGACTCGACAACGGGCAGCGCGAGCAGTATAGACAAGATAGCAGCtcaggggaggaagaggaagaagaggacgtcCATCGAGGTGAGCGTGAAGGGGATTCTGGAGACGCACTTCCTCAAGTGTCCCAAACCCGCCGCACCAGAGATCACGTCGCTGGCGGACTCGCTGCagctggagaaggaggtggTGCGCGTGTGGTTCTGCAACCGGAGGCAAAAAGAGAAGCGCATGACGCCACCGGGAGAGCTGCAGCACGAGGGACCTTATTCTCACAGCGGGAGCGCGGGAGACGCCTCATCGTGCCACGATCTCTGA